A stretch of the Acyrthosiphon pisum isolate AL4f chromosome A2, pea_aphid_22Mar2018_4r6ur, whole genome shotgun sequence genome encodes the following:
- the Cpap3-c gene encoding cuticular protein analogous to peritrophins 3-C precursor translates to MKIYLLASVLLIAAYQVHGQREEFKCPDDYGFYPHSLSCDKYWKCDNNVAELKTCGNGLAFDDTDPKYLKENCDYLHNVDCGARSQLEPAIGGPHCPRLYGIFPDDVKCDTFWNCWGGEASRYQCSPGLAYDRESRVCMWADQVPECKIDEVANGFNCPAAGELLASVGSFSRHAHPDDCRKYYICMEGTAREYGCPIGTVFKIGDSDGSGSCESPEDVPGCEDYYGDLDLKAIRKSELLSGLDHKSKQQSSSAESKAAPAAPKPQPQRQQQQSNRPQPQQQQSSRPQPQQLPVSSQSSKDYEDA, encoded by the exons TTCATGGCCAGAGAGAGGAGTTCAAGTGCCCGGACGACTACGGGTTCTACCCGCACAGCTTATCGTGCGACAAGTACTGGAAGTGCGACAACAATGTAGCTGAACTAAAGACTTGCGGTAACGGTCTGGCGTTCGACGACACCGACCCCAAGTACCTGAAAGAAAACTGTGATTACTTGCACAACGTTGACTGCGGAGCCAGATCACAATTGG AACCTGCCATCGGCGGACCCCACTGCCCGAGATTATACGGAATCTTCCCCGACGATGTCAAGTGCGACACCTTCTGGAACTGTTGGGGAGGCGAAGCTAGCAGATACCAATGTTCTCCGGGTTTGGCTTACGACCGCGAATCCAGGGTGTGCATGTGGGCCGACCAAGTACCAGAATGCAAAATCGACG AAGTAGCAAACGGTTTCAACTGCCCGGCCGCCGGTGAATTATTGGCTTCCGTGGGATCTTTCAGCAGACACGCTCACCCAGACGACTGCAGGAAGTACTACATCTGCATGGAAGGCACTGCCAGAGAATACGGTTGCCCGATCGGCACAGTTTTCAAAATCGGCGATTCTGACGGTAGTGGAAGCTGCGAGAGTCCCGAGGATGTTCCCGGATG TGAGGATTACTACGGTGACCTGGACCTGAAGGCGATCAGGAAGAGCGAACTGTTGTCCGGGCTGGACCACAAATCCAAACAGCAATCGTCGTCGGCTGAGTCCAAGGCGGCGCCGGCAGCACCCAAGCCACAACCCCAGAGGCAGCAACAGCAATCCAACAGGCCGCAACCCCAACAGCAGCAGTCCAGCAGGCCACAACCCCAACAGCTCCCAGTCTCCTCGCAGTCATCAAAAGACTACGAAGATGCTTAG